A DNA window from Pedobacter africanus contains the following coding sequences:
- a CDS encoding OmpA family protein, giving the protein MQKITLILFLLFLMPAVVAQTSSVKKAQGSFDKAQEYLKSNDFEQAAALLEEAVKADPSFQFAFIQLADLSRRLKRYERAKASYMSAIALGGNPDPRMYYGFAEVGINTGDYTSALKNITYFIQNYKGTDPDFLNRAKKYQKDCEFAIEALKKPVNYDPVNMGPEINSVYRDYFPSVTADGAQLIFSRNINGNEDFFISRMKDNAWGKPVPLSEKINTTKYNEGAQSISPDGMYLFFTGCNRPDGLGRCDIYLSHKEGKDWGAPFNLGAPINTIYWESQPAISPDGSTLYFVSNRPGGLGGYDIWKSSLKADGYWSQPENLGPEINTPYDEHTPFLHPDGKTLYFSSDGWPGMGNKDIFLSRLDEQGKWTIPENLGYPINTFNEETGLIVTPDGNHALFSSNLKGGLGDMDIYQFKMPDAKKPQPITYVKGIVTDKESKAFLEAHVQVVNLKTRKMVYQDYTSAATGEFLAVMPLGENYAFNVTADGYLFYSENYQLDSAYISRPFLVAVGLEKLVNGKNMVLKNIFFNTNEYQLLPASVTELTTLAQLLTNNATLHIEVQGHTDNVGNNLQNEKLSLQRARSVYDYLIANKIAPERLTFKGYGETKPVVSNDTEAGRKQNRRTSFVVTKI; this is encoded by the coding sequence ATGCAGAAAATTACGCTTATCCTCTTCCTGCTTTTCCTTATGCCAGCTGTTGTTGCACAAACTTCATCTGTAAAAAAAGCGCAAGGTAGTTTTGACAAAGCACAGGAATACCTTAAAAGCAACGACTTTGAACAGGCAGCCGCTCTGCTTGAGGAAGCTGTAAAAGCAGACCCTTCCTTTCAGTTCGCTTTCATACAGCTTGCCGATCTCAGCAGAAGGTTAAAGAGATATGAGCGGGCAAAAGCCAGCTATATGAGTGCAATAGCACTTGGAGGCAATCCCGATCCAAGGATGTATTATGGATTTGCGGAAGTTGGTATAAATACCGGCGATTACACATCAGCGCTAAAAAACATCACTTATTTCATCCAAAATTATAAAGGTACAGATCCTGATTTTCTGAACAGGGCAAAAAAATACCAAAAGGATTGTGAATTTGCCATTGAAGCCCTAAAGAAACCAGTAAATTACGACCCTGTAAACATGGGGCCCGAAATTAATTCTGTATACCGGGATTATTTTCCTTCAGTAACAGCCGACGGTGCACAACTGATTTTCAGTCGCAACATCAATGGAAATGAAGATTTCTTTATCTCGAGGATGAAAGATAACGCCTGGGGCAAGCCTGTTCCCTTAAGTGAAAAAATCAACACTACTAAATACAATGAAGGTGCGCAATCCATATCTCCCGACGGAATGTACCTGTTTTTTACAGGTTGTAACCGGCCAGATGGCTTGGGCAGATGCGACATTTATTTAAGCCATAAAGAGGGCAAAGATTGGGGGGCGCCATTTAATCTGGGTGCCCCGATCAACACCATATACTGGGAATCACAACCAGCCATTAGTCCTGATGGCAGCACACTTTATTTTGTAAGCAACAGACCGGGGGGGCTGGGAGGGTATGACATCTGGAAAAGTTCATTGAAAGCGGATGGTTATTGGTCGCAGCCAGAAAACCTGGGTCCGGAAATTAATACCCCATATGATGAGCATACCCCCTTTCTGCATCCCGATGGCAAGACCCTGTATTTTTCATCCGATGGATGGCCAGGAATGGGCAATAAGGATATTTTTCTAAGTAGGTTAGATGAGCAGGGCAAATGGACAATCCCTGAAAACCTGGGTTATCCAATCAATACTTTTAACGAAGAAACTGGTTTGATTGTAACACCTGATGGTAACCATGCCTTGTTTTCTTCCAATTTAAAAGGTGGACTGGGCGATATGGACATTTATCAGTTTAAAATGCCCGATGCTAAAAAGCCCCAGCCGATTACCTATGTTAAAGGAATTGTGACCGATAAGGAGAGCAAGGCCTTTCTGGAGGCACATGTGCAGGTGGTAAATTTAAAGACCAGGAAAATGGTATATCAGGATTATACTTCTGCAGCTACGGGGGAATTCCTGGCGGTTATGCCCCTGGGCGAAAACTATGCATTTAATGTAACTGCAGACGGGTATCTGTTTTATTCAGAAAATTACCAGCTCGACAGCGCCTATATCAGCAGGCCTTTTCTGGTAGCGGTTGGGTTGGAAAAATTGGTTAATGGTAAAAATATGGTATTGAAGAACATTTTTTTCAATACCAATGAATACCAGCTGCTACCTGCATCTGTAACAGAATTGACCACCCTTGCCCAATTGCTGACCAATAACGCTACGCTTCATATAGAAGTTCAGGGCCACACAGATAATGTGGGCAACAACCTTCAAAATGAAAAATTATCCTTGCAAAGGGCCAGATCCGTTTACGATTACCTGATCGCAAATAAGATTGCCCCGGAAAGGCTGACGTTTAAAGGCTATGGAGAAACCAAACCTGTCGTCTCAAACGATACTGAGGCAGGCAGGAAACAAAATCGCAGAACATCTTTTGTGGTCACTAAAATATAA
- a CDS encoding Rieske (2Fe-2S) protein gives MNKLKWHKIDFEATEQDFVRQIQIEGKKLCLVKHQGEFFVVQNYCPHAGGVLSGGWCKDGYLVCPIHRWEYNLHNGRGAEGQGDYIDTYPLEMRDDGLYVGLKESWVKRLFGG, from the coding sequence ATGAATAAGTTAAAGTGGCATAAAATTGATTTTGAAGCAACTGAACAGGATTTTGTGCGGCAAATTCAGATAGAGGGGAAAAAGCTATGCCTGGTAAAACATCAGGGTGAATTTTTTGTTGTACAGAATTATTGTCCGCATGCCGGAGGTGTACTGAGCGGCGGCTGGTGTAAGGACGGGTACCTGGTCTGTCCGATCCATAGATGGGAATATAACCTGCACAATGGGCGTGGGGCAGAGGGACAGGGCGATTATATCGACACCTATCCGCTTGAGATGCGTGATGACGGCCTATATGTTGGCCTTAAGGAAAGTTGGGTAAAACGTCTTTTTGGAGGTTAA
- a CDS encoding GreA/GreB family elongation factor has product METKSLSLSKSDFKLLKEHLEKSNMSAYNKEKLQAELKSATIYTEAELPDDVVCLKSEARIANVKTGKEFTFTLVMPEEANIKMQKVSVFAPIGIALFGYRTGDSINWEMPDGIQEFKILAVNRP; this is encoded by the coding sequence ATGGAAACAAAATCATTATCACTGTCAAAAAGCGATTTCAAACTTTTAAAAGAGCACCTGGAAAAATCAAACATGAGCGCTTACAATAAGGAGAAGCTACAGGCAGAGCTTAAATCGGCCACTATTTATACTGAAGCAGAACTTCCCGACGACGTGGTTTGCCTGAAATCAGAAGCCCGGATAGCAAATGTAAAAACGGGTAAAGAGTTTACCTTCACTTTGGTTATGCCCGAAGAAGCAAACATTAAAATGCAGAAAGTATCGGTATTTGCACCCATCGGCATTGCACTTTTTGGCTACAGAACGGGTGACAGCATCAATTGGGAGATGCCTGATGGCATACAAGAATTTAAAATTCTGGCAGTTAACAGGCCATAA
- a CDS encoding copper homeostasis protein CutC has product MVNMEVCANSVASALAAEAGGAIRVELCDNLPEGGTTPSYAQIALAKKLLTIKVYPIIRPRGGDFLYSDLEFDLMKADILTCKSLNCNGVVVGILKADGSIDTERCAELIALARPMPVTFHRAFDMCNDLRQGLEDIIALGCERVLTSGGEASAIKGAENIAALIHQAKGRIIVMPGAGVSANNIIQLIQTTGAVEFHASAKGPVKSRMQFRNTRLNMGAVADEFSYEQTDSETVQRLIELANQAS; this is encoded by the coding sequence ATGGTAAATATGGAAGTTTGTGCCAATTCTGTGGCATCGGCACTGGCAGCAGAAGCAGGCGGAGCTATACGTGTAGAATTGTGCGACAATTTACCTGAAGGTGGAACCACCCCCAGCTATGCCCAGATTGCCCTGGCAAAAAAGTTACTGACTATAAAGGTATATCCCATCATTCGTCCAAGGGGTGGTGATTTTCTTTATTCAGATTTAGAGTTTGACTTAATGAAAGCCGATATTCTAACCTGTAAATCACTGAACTGCAATGGTGTAGTTGTCGGAATTCTGAAAGCCGACGGCAGCATTGATACAGAAAGATGTGCAGAACTGATTGCGCTGGCCAGACCTATGCCGGTAACTTTTCACCGCGCATTCGATATGTGTAATGACTTACGGCAAGGACTTGAAGACATCATTGCGCTTGGCTGCGAAAGGGTACTTACATCCGGTGGGGAAGCTTCGGCCATCAAAGGGGCAGAAAACATCGCAGCACTGATCCATCAGGCAAAAGGCAGAATCATTGTGATGCCCGGTGCCGGTGTTTCTGCAAACAACATCATCCAGCTCATCCAAACTACGGGGGCGGTAGAATTTCATGCTTCTGCAAAAGGGCCTGTTAAGAGCAGGATGCAGTTCAGGAACACCCGGCTGAATATGGGTGCGGTAGCCGATGAATTTAGCTATGAACAGACTGATAGCGAGACGGTACAACGCTTAATTGAACTGGCAAACCAGGCCAGCTAA
- a CDS encoding bifunctional 5,10-methylenetetrahydrofolate dehydrogenase/5,10-methenyltetrahydrofolate cyclohydrolase codes for MQLLDGKFASEKIKQEIAAEAADFLAKSGRKPHLVAILVGNDGGSETYVASKMKNCEKVGFRSSLIRYDVDVTEAELLQKIEEINQDAGVDGLIVQLPLPKHIDPEKVTEKIDYRKDVDGFHPVNLGRMMRNLPCFIPATPYGILLMLQAYQIDTAGKHCVVVGRSNIVGSPMSILMARNANPGNCTVTLTHSRTANLKELALQADIIVAAIGKKNFVTADMVKPGAIIIDVGINRETSEQTKSGYKLFGDVDFENVAPKSSWITPVPGGVGLMTIVGLLKNTLASAKKEIYS; via the coding sequence ATGCAGTTACTTGACGGAAAATTCGCATCAGAAAAAATAAAACAGGAGATAGCGGCGGAAGCTGCAGATTTTTTAGCTAAGAGCGGTAGAAAACCACATCTGGTAGCGATTTTAGTAGGTAACGACGGCGGAAGTGAAACTTACGTGGCCAGTAAAATGAAAAACTGTGAGAAGGTTGGCTTCCGGTCATCCCTGATCAGGTATGATGTTGACGTAACAGAGGCTGAACTGTTGCAAAAAATTGAAGAAATAAATCAGGATGCGGGTGTAGACGGGTTAATTGTTCAGTTACCCCTGCCCAAACACATCGATCCTGAAAAGGTAACTGAGAAAATCGACTACCGTAAAGATGTAGATGGCTTTCACCCGGTAAACCTGGGCAGAATGATGCGCAACCTGCCCTGCTTTATCCCGGCAACGCCTTATGGCATTTTGTTAATGCTGCAGGCCTATCAGATTGACACTGCCGGCAAACACTGTGTGGTTGTAGGACGTAGCAATATTGTAGGTAGCCCTATGAGCATTTTAATGGCACGTAATGCCAATCCGGGCAACTGTACCGTTACGCTCACCCATAGCCGCACCGCAAATTTAAAAGAGCTGGCCTTACAGGCCGATATCATTGTGGCTGCCATTGGTAAAAAGAATTTTGTTACTGCAGATATGGTGAAACCTGGTGCTATCATTATTGATGTAGGCATCAACAGGGAGACTTCGGAACAGACCAAATCGGGCTATAAATTATTTGGTGATGTTGATTTTGAAAATGTAGCCCCTAAATCTTCGTGGATTACCCCTGTTCCGGGTGGTGTAGGTTTAATGACCATTGTAGGCTTACTGAAAAATACCCTGGCTTCCGCCAAAAAAGAAATTTACAGTTAG
- a CDS encoding N(4)-(beta-N-acetylglucosaminyl)-L-asparaginase, with protein MFNRRKFIKTSVASASLLAIDKKTIAAFAPAMVHTGAKPIVISTWDFGIAANQAAWKVLSSGGRALDAVEKGVHVPEADPKNQSVGYGGLPDRDGRVTLDACIMDEFGNCGSVAGLEHIMHPISVARLVMDKTPHVMLVGDGALQFALENGFKKQNLLTKESEKAWKEWLKTAKYEPVMNIENKLYDKAAPTRLPGNQYNHDTIGMLALDAKGNLSGACTTSGMAYKLHGRVGDSPIIGAGLYVDNEIGGATSTGVGEEVIRNVGSFLVVELMRQGYPPEEACKEAVMRIIRKKPETAKKIQVGFLALNKKGEYGAYAIQQGFSYAVCTEQKNDLLVPGKSHY; from the coding sequence ATGTTCAACCGCAGAAAATTCATAAAAACAAGTGTCGCATCAGCATCCTTGCTGGCGATTGATAAAAAAACTATTGCAGCATTTGCGCCTGCTATGGTCCATACAGGTGCTAAGCCTATAGTCATCTCAACATGGGATTTTGGTATAGCAGCCAACCAGGCTGCCTGGAAAGTACTTTCTTCTGGTGGAAGGGCCCTTGATGCTGTAGAAAAAGGAGTTCATGTACCTGAAGCAGATCCTAAAAACCAATCTGTAGGTTATGGCGGACTACCCGACAGGGACGGTCGTGTTACCTTAGATGCCTGCATCATGGACGAATTCGGCAATTGTGGTTCAGTTGCAGGTCTGGAACACATTATGCATCCCATTTCTGTAGCCCGCCTGGTGATGGATAAGACCCCACATGTAATGCTGGTTGGGGATGGCGCCTTGCAGTTTGCCCTGGAGAATGGTTTTAAAAAGCAGAACCTGCTGACTAAAGAAAGTGAAAAAGCATGGAAAGAATGGCTTAAAACAGCAAAGTATGAGCCGGTCATGAATATTGAGAACAAACTCTATGACAAAGCAGCGCCTACCAGGCTACCCGGAAATCAATACAACCACGACACCATTGGCATGCTGGCCCTTGATGCCAAAGGAAATCTTTCCGGAGCATGTACCACCAGTGGGATGGCTTATAAACTGCACGGACGTGTAGGTGATAGTCCGATTATCGGTGCGGGCCTGTATGTAGACAATGAAATTGGCGGTGCAACTTCGACCGGCGTTGGCGAGGAAGTGATCCGCAATGTCGGCAGCTTCCTGGTGGTAGAATTGATGCGGCAGGGATACCCACCTGAAGAGGCCTGTAAAGAAGCTGTAATGAGGATCATCAGGAAAAAACCCGAAACTGCCAAAAAGATTCAGGTCGGCTTCCTGGCCTTAAACAAAAAAGGCGAATACGGAGCCTATGCCATACAGCAGGGCTTTAGCTACGCTGTTTGTACAGAACAGAAAAACGATCTGCTCGTTCCCGGAAAAAGCCATTATTAA
- a CDS encoding methionine aminotransferase, which yields MISIQSKLPHTGTTIFSVMSKLAEEHQAINLSQGFPDYDCDPKLIALVNEAMKKGFNQYAPMPGLPELRELIAEKVSNLYGANYHTDNEVTITAGGTQAIFTALSAVINSGDEVIIFEPAYDCYAPTVKLLGGLVKPYELAPPNYEIDWEMVKKLFTANTKMIILNSPQNPTGCTLSEKDIKALIKLTKNTDILILSDEVYEHLIFDGLKHQSIALYPELRERSFITASFGKLLHATGWKLGYCLAPEWLTKEFRKVHQFNVFSVNTPMQVGIANYLKNKDTYLGLSAFFQEKRDFFRSLLSETSFKLLPCNGSYFQCVSYAHLNQEKDTDMAVKLVKTYGVASVPVSAFYTKGTDHQVLRFCFAKKQETLEKAVERLMKL from the coding sequence ATGATATCTATACAATCAAAATTACCCCATACCGGCACTACAATTTTTTCTGTAATGTCTAAACTGGCCGAAGAACACCAGGCCATTAACCTTTCCCAGGGCTTCCCTGATTATGATTGCGATCCTAAACTGATTGCCCTGGTAAACGAAGCCATGAAAAAAGGTTTTAACCAGTATGCCCCTATGCCCGGACTTCCGGAGTTGAGGGAACTGATTGCCGAAAAAGTGAGCAATTTATATGGTGCCAATTATCATACTGATAACGAAGTAACCATTACAGCAGGTGGTACCCAAGCTATTTTTACGGCTTTAAGCGCAGTTATCAATTCGGGAGATGAGGTGATTATTTTTGAACCAGCCTACGACTGTTATGCCCCTACGGTAAAATTGCTAGGCGGTTTGGTTAAACCTTACGAACTGGCACCGCCAAACTACGAGATAGATTGGGAAATGGTAAAAAAGTTGTTTACCGCTAATACCAAAATGATCATCCTGAACAGTCCTCAAAACCCTACCGGCTGTACTTTATCAGAAAAAGACATCAAAGCGCTGATTAAACTCACCAAAAATACGGACATACTGATTTTAAGTGATGAGGTTTATGAACACCTCATATTTGATGGCCTGAAACACCAGAGTATTGCTTTATATCCCGAATTAAGGGAAAGGAGTTTCATTACAGCTTCATTCGGGAAATTGCTGCATGCCACAGGCTGGAAACTCGGGTATTGCCTGGCCCCGGAATGGCTGACCAAAGAGTTTAGAAAGGTGCATCAGTTTAACGTTTTCAGCGTAAATACTCCTATGCAGGTTGGAATAGCCAATTATCTTAAGAACAAAGACACCTATTTGGGTCTGTCAGCATTTTTCCAGGAGAAACGTGATTTCTTCCGTTCCCTGCTTTCTGAAACAAGTTTTAAATTGCTACCTTGTAATGGATCTTATTTTCAATGCGTTAGCTATGCGCACCTTAACCAGGAAAAAGACACAGATATGGCGGTAAAACTGGTAAAAACGTATGGTGTAGCCAGTGTACCGGTTTCGGCCTTCTATACAAAAGGCACTGATCATCAGGTATTACGCTTTTGTTTCGCAAAAAAACAAGAAACCCTGGAAAAAGCCGTTGAAAGACTAATGAAATTATAA
- the lepA gene encoding translation elongation factor 4: MKHIRNFCIIAHIDHGKSTLADRLLEYTQTISQREAQAQLLDNMDLERERGITIKSHAIQMNYKVGDIEYNFNLIDTPGHVDFSYEVSRSIAACEGALLIVDASQGIQAQTISNLYLALEHDLEIIPILNKMDLPGAMPEEVKDQIIDLIGCKREDIIPASGKTGMGIPDIIQAIVDRVPAPVGDPQAPLQALIFDSVFNPFRGIIAYYKVVNGEIKKGDKVKFINTGKQYLADEVGILKLDMAPRNAVKTGDVGYIISGIKEAREVKVGDTITTVDRPALESIQGFEEVKPMVFAGIYPVDTDEFEELREAMHKLQLNDASIVFEPESSAALGFGFRCGFLGMLHMEIIQERLEREFGMTVITTVPNVSYIARTTKGDEVIVNNPSDLPDPSKLDSVEEPFIKANIITKAEFVGPVMSLCIQKRGIIVNQSYLTSDRVELVFEMPMGEIVFDFYDKLKTISKGYASFDYHQVGYRKSDLVRLDMLLNEEPVDALSSLIHRSNAYDFGKKICEKLKELIPRQQFEIKIQASIGAKVIARETLSALRKDVTAKCYGGDISRKRKLLEKQKQGKKRMRQVGNVEIPQTAFMAVLKLD, translated from the coding sequence ATGAAGCACATACGTAATTTTTGCATAATTGCACATATTGATCACGGCAAAAGCACTTTAGCTGACCGTTTATTGGAATACACCCAAACCATTAGCCAGCGCGAGGCACAGGCCCAGTTGCTGGATAACATGGACCTGGAGCGTGAGCGTGGGATCACCATAAAGAGCCATGCCATACAAATGAATTATAAGGTTGGAGACATTGAATACAACTTCAATCTGATCGATACACCGGGGCATGTGGATTTTTCTTACGAAGTTTCTCGTTCTATTGCAGCCTGTGAAGGTGCATTGCTTATCGTAGATGCCTCACAAGGTATTCAGGCACAAACCATTTCAAATTTATATTTGGCTTTAGAGCACGACCTTGAAATTATCCCCATCTTAAATAAGATGGATTTACCAGGGGCAATGCCTGAAGAAGTAAAAGACCAGATCATTGATCTGATTGGCTGTAAACGTGAGGATATCATCCCTGCGTCCGGTAAAACCGGTATGGGAATCCCTGATATTATCCAGGCGATCGTAGACCGCGTTCCTGCTCCTGTTGGCGACCCTCAGGCACCTTTACAGGCACTGATTTTCGACTCTGTATTTAACCCATTCAGGGGAATCATCGCTTATTATAAAGTAGTAAACGGTGAAATAAAAAAAGGGGATAAAGTTAAATTCATCAATACAGGTAAACAATACCTTGCCGATGAGGTAGGTATCCTTAAACTGGATATGGCGCCACGTAATGCGGTAAAAACCGGCGATGTGGGTTATATCATTTCCGGTATTAAAGAAGCCCGTGAAGTAAAAGTAGGTGATACCATCACAACAGTAGACAGACCGGCCCTGGAATCTATCCAGGGATTTGAAGAGGTTAAACCAATGGTATTCGCAGGGATTTATCCTGTAGATACAGACGAGTTTGAAGAATTGCGTGAAGCGATGCATAAACTGCAGCTGAATGATGCTTCTATCGTTTTTGAGCCAGAAAGTTCTGCGGCACTGGGTTTTGGTTTCCGCTGTGGTTTCCTAGGTATGCTGCACATGGAGATTATCCAGGAACGTCTGGAGCGTGAATTCGGCATGACAGTAATTACAACTGTCCCCAACGTATCTTATATTGCGCGCACCACCAAAGGCGACGAGGTTATTGTAAATAACCCTTCTGATTTACCTGATCCCAGCAAACTGGATTCAGTAGAAGAGCCTTTTATCAAAGCAAACATCATTACCAAGGCAGAATTTGTAGGCCCTGTAATGTCACTTTGTATCCAGAAAAGGGGGATCATCGTTAACCAGTCTTATCTGACATCAGATCGTGTAGAGCTTGTATTTGAGATGCCTATGGGAGAGATCGTTTTCGATTTCTACGATAAGCTAAAAACCATTTCAAAAGGTTATGCTTCATTTGACTATCACCAGGTAGGTTACCGAAAATCGGATCTGGTAAGGCTGGATATGCTTTTGAACGAAGAGCCTGTTGATGCCTTATCTTCACTGATCCACCGTAGCAATGCTTACGATTTCGGAAAGAAAATCTGCGAGAAATTGAAAGAGTTAATCCCGCGGCAGCAGTTCGAAATCAAGATCCAGGCATCTATTGGTGCAAAAGTTATTGCCAGGGAAACACTCAGTGCTTTACGTAAAGATGTTACCGCAAAATGTTATGGTGGCGATATTTCGCGTAAGCGTAAGCTATTGGAAAAACAGAAACAGGGAAAGAAGCGCATGCGCCAGGTGGGTAACGTAGAGATTCCTCAAACTGCCTTTATGGCCGTATTAAAACTGGATTAA
- a CDS encoding nitrilase family protein, translating into MESPNISNLKVTSFQAYLFWENIDKNLQNLSLRLSMGVKEKTDLIVLPEMFNTGFSMNAAELAEEMNGKTMQWMAGIADKYECVVTGSLIIKENGHFYNRLIWMQPDGTSSHYDKRHLFGLGEEDKNYTAGNDKVIVELKGWKIRLAICYDLRFPVWLRNQNEEYDILLLVASWPDKRSAHWKALIPARAIENQCYVIATNRMGHDGKEVYYSGHSMCLDPMGKTVYYKPEDEDLYTFSIGYEELARTRESFPFLKDADNFKII; encoded by the coding sequence ATGGAAAGTCCAAATATAAGTAACCTTAAAGTCACCAGTTTTCAGGCTTACCTCTTCTGGGAAAACATTGATAAGAACCTGCAAAACCTCTCTTTACGACTGTCAATGGGCGTAAAAGAGAAAACAGACCTGATCGTTTTACCTGAAATGTTCAACACAGGTTTTAGCATGAATGCTGCTGAACTTGCCGAAGAAATGAATGGAAAAACGATGCAATGGATGGCTGGGATTGCTGATAAATATGAATGTGTAGTGACCGGCAGCCTGATCATCAAGGAAAACGGACATTTTTACAACCGTCTGATTTGGATGCAGCCGGATGGGACCTCCAGCCATTATGATAAAAGGCACTTGTTTGGACTGGGTGAAGAAGATAAAAACTACACCGCCGGAAACGACAAGGTAATTGTTGAATTAAAAGGCTGGAAAATACGCCTGGCCATATGCTACGACCTTCGCTTTCCGGTATGGCTACGCAACCAGAATGAGGAATACGACATCCTGTTGCTGGTAGCCAGCTGGCCGGATAAAAGGTCCGCTCACTGGAAGGCACTCATCCCGGCACGTGCCATTGAAAACCAGTGCTACGTGATAGCTACCAACCGTATGGGCCACGATGGCAAAGAAGTTTATTACAGCGGACATTCCATGTGTTTGGACCCTATGGGAAAAACGGTTTATTACAAGCCTGAAGATGAAGACCTTTATACTTTCAGTATAGGATACGAGGAGCTTGCCAGAACCCGGGAAAGCTTTCCTTTTTTAAAGGATGCTGATAATTTTAAGATCATTTAA
- a CDS encoding 7-carboxy-7-deazaguanine synthase QueE, which produces MAHQIPEDGTLLPLMEEFYTIQGEGFNTGKAAYFIRLGGCDVGCHWCDVKESWDAELHPLTPTDAIVEKAAGFPGKAVVITGGEPLIYNLDYLTTALQQKGILTFIETSGAYPLSGNWDWICLSPKKFKAPRPDITPFANELKVIVFNKSDFDWAEKYAETVSPNCKLYLQPEWSKSKEITPLIIDYVMANPKWEISLQTHKFLNIP; this is translated from the coding sequence ATGGCACATCAAATACCGGAAGACGGCACATTACTTCCTTTAATGGAAGAGTTTTACACGATACAGGGCGAAGGATTTAATACAGGAAAAGCTGCCTATTTTATACGCTTGGGTGGCTGTGATGTAGGTTGCCACTGGTGCGATGTGAAGGAAAGCTGGGATGCAGAATTACATCCTTTAACGCCCACCGATGCCATTGTAGAAAAAGCTGCCGGTTTTCCCGGTAAAGCGGTAGTCATCACAGGTGGTGAGCCGCTGATCTACAACCTGGATTATCTGACCACAGCCCTGCAACAGAAAGGGATTCTGACTTTTATAGAAACATCGGGTGCCTACCCCCTTTCGGGAAACTGGGACTGGATCTGTTTATCACCCAAAAAGTTTAAAGCACCTCGCCCTGATATTACCCCTTTTGCCAATGAGCTAAAAGTAATTGTTTTCAACAAGAGTGATTTTGATTGGGCAGAGAAATATGCTGAAACGGTTTCACCCAATTGTAAGCTCTATCTCCAGCCAGAGTGGTCAAAATCCAAAGAGATCACCCCTCTGATCATTGATTATGTAATGGCCAACCCTAAATGGGAGATTTCCCTGCAAACACATAAGTTTTTAAATATCCCTTAA
- a CDS encoding queuosine precursor transporter: protein MSFKTKESKLLLVLGSFFVANAILSEFIGVKIFTVEGTLGIKQFDISLLGVPNLSFNMSAGVLTWPLIFIMTDIINEYYGVRQVRFLSVLTAVLISYAFIIVGAAMHLTPSGFWVNQNINGQPVNMNAAFAGIFGQGMWIIVGSIIAFLVGQIADVLIFHRIKKITGDKALWLRATGSTLVSQCIDSFVVIFIAFYLNPQYNWSWQMVAAIGLVNYTYKFIVAILMTPILYMVHGIIDGYLGRDLAQRMIKMAGRR, encoded by the coding sequence ATGAGTTTTAAAACAAAAGAGAGCAAACTTTTGCTCGTTTTAGGATCTTTTTTTGTTGCCAATGCTATTTTGTCCGAGTTTATCGGCGTTAAAATATTCACGGTAGAAGGAACATTGGGAATAAAACAATTTGACATCAGTTTACTCGGCGTACCTAATTTGTCATTTAACATGTCGGCCGGTGTACTGACCTGGCCATTGATCTTTATCATGACTGATATCATCAATGAGTATTATGGGGTCAGGCAGGTTAGGTTTTTATCTGTATTGACAGCGGTTTTAATTTCCTATGCCTTTATTATTGTAGGGGCAGCCATGCACCTTACCCCATCCGGGTTCTGGGTAAACCAGAACATCAACGGACAGCCCGTAAACATGAACGCGGCCTTTGCAGGGATATTCGGACAGGGCATGTGGATTATTGTAGGTTCTATCATAGCTTTTTTAGTGGGACAGATTGCCGATGTACTGATCTTTCACCGCATTAAAAAGATTACTGGTGACAAAGCGCTGTGGCTGCGTGCTACCGGCTCAACGCTGGTTTCACAATGCATAGATAGCTTTGTGGTGATCTTTATTGCATTTTACCTGAACCCGCAGTATAATTGGAGCTGGCAAATGGTGGCTGCCATTGGCTTGGTTAACTATACCTATAAATTTATTGTAGCCATTTTGATGACCCCGATATTGTACATGGTTCATGGCATTATCGATGGTTACCTGGGCCGTGACCTGGCCCAGCGGATGATCAAAATGGCTGGTAGGAGGTAG